The Glycine max cultivar Williams 82 chromosome 12, Glycine_max_v4.0, whole genome shotgun sequence genome window below encodes:
- the LOC100809698 gene encoding CASP-like protein 1C1 — MAKTRRVCHLLLRFLAFAATLAAVIMMATSHETATIFTVSFEAKYTNSPAFKYFVIAYSVITVYGFLVLFLPAKSLLWQLVVALDLVFTMLVVSSFSASLAIAQVGKKGNSDAGWLPICDSVPKYCDQATRALIAGFIAMIIYIILLLHSIHTVIDPLLLRKS; from the exons ATGGCCAAGACTAGGAGGGTCTGCCATCTTCTGTTAAGGTTCTTAGCCTTTGCAGCAACGCTTGCAGCGGTGATTATGATGGCTACTAGCCATGAGACAGCTACCATTTTCACAGTGTCCTTCGAAGCAAAATACACCAATTCCCCTGCCTTCAA GTACTTTGTGATTGCATATTCTGTTATCACTGTCTATGGATTTTTGGTGCTCTTCCTTCCTGCAAAAAGCTTGCTATGGCAACTAGTGGTGGCCTTGGATTTG GTGTTCACCATGTTAGTCGTCTCAAGCTTCTCTGCATCTTTGGCTATAGCTCAGGTGGGAAAGAAAGGAAACAGTGATGCAGGTTGGCTACCAATATGTGATTCAGTCCCCAAATATTGTGATCAAGCGACAAGAGCTTTAATAGCTGGTTTCATTGCAATGATTATATACATAATTCTTCTGTTGCATTCCATTCATACTGTCATAGACCCTCTCCTCTTGAGAAAAAGTTGA